A window from Erythrobacter sp. YJ-T3-07 encodes these proteins:
- a CDS encoding TetR/AcrR family transcriptional regulator codes for MELTRAELFERIWSEPMGSVAARYGLTGNGLAKICDRLDIPRPPRSHWTRSASARDPRPDLPPAPIGLSETFALGQRQPRKSPGTRTRMSAEERRQHLMDTASQLALKEGLSAVTIREVARLAGISETQVHNCFGGRTELLLALARREIATQETQRRKRIARGTNHQTRVMLSTIGYLHEAAQRGPLLQMLLRTPEVRDALKPEWVAQSNAARAPILQQLVGKRKMDLQSARASTAALAAVSLKAGGIVASRRAPFAMVEEICLTVIMAGVHSGDTLATEAS; via the coding sequence ATGGAACTGACCCGCGCCGAGCTGTTCGAACGAATATGGTCCGAACCCATGGGGTCGGTCGCCGCCCGCTATGGCCTGACCGGCAATGGCCTCGCCAAGATCTGCGACCGGCTCGACATTCCGCGCCCGCCGCGATCGCACTGGACCCGCAGCGCATCCGCGCGCGACCCGCGCCCCGACCTGCCCCCCGCCCCGATCGGCCTGAGCGAGACCTTCGCCCTCGGCCAACGGCAGCCACGCAAGTCGCCCGGCACCCGCACGCGCATGTCGGCCGAGGAGCGGCGCCAGCACCTGATGGACACGGCCAGCCAGCTTGCGCTCAAGGAAGGGCTGTCGGCGGTGACGATCCGCGAGGTCGCGCGGCTTGCCGGGATCAGCGAGACCCAGGTTCACAACTGCTTCGGCGGACGGACCGAGCTGCTGCTGGCGCTCGCGCGGCGCGAGATCGCGACCCAGGAAACCCAGCGGCGCAAGCGGATCGCGCGCGGCACGAACCATCAGACCCGGGTGATGCTTTCGACCATCGGCTATCTGCACGAAGCTGCGCAGCGCGGGCCCTTGCTGCAAATGCTGCTGCGCACGCCCGAGGTCCGCGATGCGCTGAAGCCCGAATGGGTCGCGCAGAGCAATGCGGCGCGCGCGCCGATCCTCCAGCAGCTGGTCGGAAAGCGCAAGATGGACCTGCAGAGCGCGCGCGCATCGACCGCCGCACTGGCTGCGGTCAGTCTGAAGGCGGGCGGTATCGTCGCCAGCAGGCGCGCGCCCTTCGCGATGGTCGAGGAAATCTGCCTCACCGTGATAATGGCCGGGGTCCACAGCGGCGACACCCTCGCCACGGAAGCCAGCTAG